In a genomic window of Pontibacter liquoris:
- a CDS encoding BrnA antitoxin family protein, which yields MDEEKKVTVNFQMEQGLQEDLKRLAKKKGISFAGYIRMLCTEAVEHEKEKSSQNAKGQLGV from the coding sequence ATGGATGAAGAGAAAAAAGTGACTGTCAATTTCCAAATGGAGCAGGGCTTGCAAGAAGATCTTAAACGCTTGGCCAAAAAGAAAGGCATAAGCTTCGCCGGCTATATCCGGATGCTTTGTACTGAAGCAGTGGAACATGAAAAGGAGAAGTCCTCACAAAATGCCAAAGGGCAGCTTGGAGTATAA
- a CDS encoding helix-turn-helix domain-containing protein: protein MGIIETLQEENRQLRRDFEEFLAYVTDYIESIDDEIKGYTAASKYTGVSARQLRRLVEAGSLPFKKHGRSVSFSRKDLIEYKHSRRLVKV, encoded by the coding sequence ATGGGCATTATTGAAACACTACAGGAGGAGAACAGGCAGCTAAGGCGTGATTTTGAAGAGTTCTTAGCATACGTCACCGATTACATCGAAAGTATAGATGATGAAATAAAAGGCTACACCGCAGCAAGCAAATATACGGGTGTATCCGCCCGGCAGCTAAGAAGACTGGTAGAGGCGGGCAGCCTTCCTTTTAAGAAACACGGCCGCTCAGTAAGCTTCTCCCGCAAAGACCTGATCGAATATAAGCATAGTCGCCGACTCGTCAAAGTGTAA
- a CDS encoding HEPN domain-containing protein, producing the protein MSKAETQHLEQASHNETFFNFLCENALTSFFDWKVTVTFYSCLHMVRAYLCKSKKDPGGSHHDVLQCISPKPNGFTPKLAFPKEIYGAFEDLYHHSKSARYDGFLSQKGFDELQELHLQDCRENLEIVRKFLEERGLKIKSPKTPPTKEAEATE; encoded by the coding sequence ATGAGTAAAGCGGAGACGCAACATTTAGAACAGGCAAGTCATAACGAAACCTTTTTTAACTTTCTTTGTGAAAATGCGCTAACTTCCTTCTTTGACTGGAAAGTTACAGTCACCTTTTATTCTTGCCTACACATGGTTCGTGCCTATCTGTGTAAGAGTAAGAAGGACCCAGGTGGCAGCCATCATGATGTTCTACAGTGTATAAGTCCAAAGCCTAATGGGTTTACGCCTAAATTGGCCTTCCCAAAAGAAATATATGGGGCCTTTGAGGATTTATATCACCATAGCAAAAGCGCAAGATATGATGGATTTTTATCTCAAAAGGGGTTTGATGAACTACAGGAATTGCATCTACAAGACTGTAGAGAGAACCTAGAAATTGTGAGGAAATTTTTAGAAGAAAGAGGCTTAAAGATAAAGTCCCCCAAAACACCTCCAACAAAAGAAGCAGAAGCCACCGAATAG
- a CDS encoding TonB-dependent receptor → MKKFYSLMLLALTMVLSSQYSWAQVTTSSITGYVKDAKGEALIGATVKATHQPSGTVYGAATNVEGRFNIPNVRIGGPYLLEVSYIGFQTKSYNGIDLKLGQPYVLNATLSDSGTELQEVVVSADRASVFNSTKTGAATNVSSQQIATLPTISRSITDFTRTTPQASGNSFAGRDARYNNIQVDGANLNNNFGLSNDPLPGGGAQPISLDAYEAISVNIAPYDVRQSGFTGAGINAVTKSGTNTFKGSAYTYYRNQDFLGTKVGDNDISNSITDSKNQTIGGTLGGPIIKNKLFFFLNGEYEKGSKPGITWSPKGGSGIGNVSETSIDSLKKFSDILKSKYGYETGAYDNFPNFENKNRKILGKIDWNINAIHKLTLKYSDFENTNDVALNATSVPNGGGFTPTGAKSSVSRLPYSRFSNNSMAFANSSYGFKDAVKTGTLELNSNFGGKMANQFLATVSKIETVRTFPGGVFPTIDIFDGKGGNYMSAGMDPYTYNNEVVNDIYSITDNFTYYLGKHTFTAGGSYEYQHVGNMFMAASNGYYVYSSLDDFAKDRAPAYYAYTYSLVPGVKNPFSAELKVGQLGLYAQDEVQVNDALNVTFGVRADKAIYHEQPIANPEINKLQLYNKHGELSTYNSGNWPKSPILLSPRVGFRWDVLSDKSLVLRGGTGLFTGRIPFVFLTNMPTNSGMYQFGGAIKDAATLSTIHFSADPDAYADLFPKTAGTSVPSNIVLMDPDFKFPQVIRTNLAVDKELGNGFTLTLEGLYTKDVNGVKMRNANLQEATGQIIEGDNTRPRFVDINGDNKVDAKDRSFNPNTNTAIVLENTNKGYSSALTAMLSKSFANGFYGSVAYNFTYAKEVTANPGSQASSVWNSNPNVGTSNAEELGNIVLMDPDFKFPQVIRTNLAVDKELGNGFTLTLEGLYTKDVNGVKMRNANLQEATGQIIEGDNTRPRFVDINGDNKVDAKDRSFNPNTNTAIVLENTNKGYSSALTAMLSKSFANGFYGSVAYNFTYAKEVTANPGSQASSVWNSNPNVGTSNAEELGYSQYGVPHRVVANLSYKKAYANHFASTLSIFYEGSNQARYSYVVNGDLNGDGNSSTDLMYIPRNASEMNFEQYTDNNIVYSVAQQEEAFEQFINNSSYLKNHRGEYAERNAALTPWYNKLDVRFMQDFYIETGKNKTKHTLQFTADILNAANLINKNWGIQQRYIINNPLAFRSINGDGEPVYRMKQINDKLVTDQFEKNISTASTWSMQLGLRYSF, encoded by the coding sequence ATGAAAAAGTTTTATAGTTTAATGCTCCTCGCGCTGACGATGGTACTCTCGAGTCAGTACAGTTGGGCGCAGGTAACAACCAGTAGCATTACCGGCTACGTAAAGGATGCCAAAGGCGAAGCACTTATTGGTGCAACAGTGAAGGCAACTCACCAGCCATCGGGCACCGTTTATGGTGCTGCAACGAACGTAGAGGGACGCTTCAATATCCCGAACGTACGTATTGGCGGCCCATACTTGCTCGAAGTAAGCTACATTGGTTTCCAAACCAAGTCTTACAACGGTATTGATCTGAAACTAGGCCAACCGTATGTGCTGAACGCTACTTTATCTGATTCAGGCACTGAACTGCAGGAAGTAGTAGTAAGTGCGGATCGTGCTTCGGTTTTCAACTCAACCAAAACTGGTGCTGCTACAAACGTGAGCAGCCAACAGATTGCTACACTCCCTACTATTTCCCGTAGCATTACTGACTTCACCCGTACTACGCCACAGGCAAGCGGCAACAGCTTTGCTGGCCGTGACGCTCGTTACAACAACATCCAGGTAGACGGTGCAAACCTCAACAACAACTTTGGTCTTAGCAACGACCCACTTCCAGGTGGCGGTGCTCAGCCAATCTCTCTGGACGCTTACGAAGCAATCTCGGTAAACATCGCTCCTTACGACGTTCGCCAGTCTGGCTTTACAGGTGCTGGTATCAACGCGGTAACCAAGAGCGGTACTAACACTTTCAAAGGTTCTGCTTATACGTACTACAGAAACCAAGACTTCCTTGGCACTAAAGTAGGTGACAATGATATCAGCAACTCCATCACAGACTCTAAAAACCAAACCATTGGTGGTACACTTGGTGGCCCGATCATTAAAAACAAGCTGTTCTTCTTCCTGAATGGTGAGTATGAGAAAGGCTCTAAGCCAGGCATTACCTGGTCTCCTAAAGGTGGCTCTGGCATAGGTAACGTCTCTGAAACATCAATTGACTCTCTGAAGAAATTCTCAGATATCTTGAAGTCTAAGTATGGCTACGAAACTGGCGCATACGACAATTTCCCTAACTTCGAGAATAAGAACCGCAAGATCTTAGGTAAGATCGACTGGAACATTAACGCAATCCACAAGCTTACTTTAAAGTATAGCGACTTCGAAAACACCAACGATGTAGCCCTTAATGCCACTAGTGTACCAAACGGTGGTGGCTTCACTCCAACGGGTGCGAAAAGCTCAGTTAGCCGTTTGCCTTACAGCCGTTTCAGCAACAACTCTATGGCTTTTGCCAATAGCAGCTATGGCTTTAAGGATGCGGTAAAAACCGGTACACTGGAACTGAACAGCAACTTTGGTGGCAAAATGGCAAACCAGTTCTTGGCTACTGTAAGTAAGATTGAGACAGTTCGTACTTTCCCTGGCGGCGTGTTTCCAACTATCGATATCTTCGATGGCAAGGGCGGCAACTACATGAGTGCAGGTATGGACCCTTATACTTACAACAACGAAGTAGTGAATGATATCTACAGCATTACGGATAACTTCACTTATTATCTTGGTAAGCATACTTTTACAGCGGGTGGTTCCTACGAATATCAGCACGTTGGTAACATGTTTATGGCTGCTTCTAACGGATACTATGTTTACAGCTCACTTGATGACTTTGCAAAAGACCGTGCCCCTGCATACTATGCTTATACTTACTCCCTGGTACCAGGTGTTAAAAACCCTTTCTCTGCTGAACTGAAAGTGGGCCAGTTAGGTCTGTACGCTCAGGATGAAGTCCAGGTAAATGACGCCCTGAATGTAACTTTTGGTGTACGTGCCGACAAAGCAATTTACCATGAGCAGCCAATTGCTAACCCAGAGATTAACAAGCTGCAGCTGTATAACAAGCATGGTGAGCTTTCTACTTACAACTCAGGTAACTGGCCAAAGAGCCCGATCCTGCTATCTCCAAGGGTTGGTTTCAGATGGGATGTGCTGAGCGACAAGTCTCTGGTACTTCGAGGTGGTACAGGTCTGTTCACTGGCCGTATTCCATTTGTGTTCCTGACAAACATGCCTACTAACTCTGGTATGTACCAGTTTGGTGGAGCGATCAAAGACGCTGCTACTCTGTCAACTATCCACTTCAGCGCTGACCCGGATGCTTATGCTGACCTTTTCCCTAAAACAGCTGGAACTTCTGTACCGAGCAACATTGTATTGATGGATCCTGACTTTAAATTCCCACAGGTAATCCGAACAAACCTTGCTGTTGACAAAGAGCTTGGCAACGGCTTCACGCTGACCTTAGAAGGCTTGTACACAAAAGATGTGAACGGGGTAAAAATGCGTAATGCAAATTTACAAGAAGCTACCGGACAAATTATTGAAGGGGACAATACAAGACCACGCTTTGTAGATATTAACGGCGACAACAAGGTAGATGCTAAGGACAGAAGCTTCAATCCAAATACTAATACAGCTATTGTGTTGGAGAACACAAACAAAGGTTATTCATCTGCCTTAACTGCTATGTTAAGCAAGTCTTTCGCAAACGGTTTCTACGGTTCAGTTGCTTATAATTTCACCTATGCGAAAGAGGTAACTGCAAACCCAGGTTCTCAGGCTTCTTCAGTATGGAACTCTAACCCAAATGTCGGCACATCTAATGCAGAAGAATTAGGCAACATTGTATTGATGGATCCTGACTTTAAATTCCCACAGGTAATCCGAACAAACCTTGCTGTTGACAAAGAGCTTGGCAACGGCTTCACGCTGACCTTAGAAGGCTTGTACACAAAAGATGTGAACGGGGTAAAAATGCGTAATGCAAATTTACAAGAAGCTACCGGACAAATTATTGAAGGGGACAATACAAGACCACGCTTTGTAGATATTAACGGCGACAACAAGGTAGATGCTAAGGACAGAAGCTTCAATCCAAATACTAATACAGCTATTGTGTTGGAGAACACAAACAAAGGTTATTCATCTGCCTTAACTGCTATGTTAAGCAAGTCTTTCGCAAACGGTTTCTACGGTTCAGTTGCTTATAATTTCACCTATGCGAAAGAGGTAACTGCAAACCCAGGTTCTCAGGCTTCTTCAGTATGGAACTCTAACCCAAATGTCGGCACATCTAATGCAGAAGAATTAGGGTACTCTCAGTATGGTGTTCCTCACCGTGTGGTAGCTAACCTGTCATACAAGAAAGCATATGCGAATCATTTTGCTTCAACTCTTTCTATCTTCTACGAAGGGTCAAACCAGGCAAGATACAGCTATGTAGTTAACGGTGATCTGAATGGTGATGGCAACAGCTCTACTGACCTGATGTACATTCCAAGAAATGCTTCAGAGATGAACTTCGAGCAGTATACTGATAACAACATTGTTTATTCTGTAGCTCAGCAGGAAGAAGCTTTCGAGCAATTTATCAATAACTCTTCTTATCTGAAAAACCACAGAGGTGAGTATGCTGAAAGAAATGCTGCTCTGACTCCCTGGTATAACAAGCTAGATGTTCGCTTCATGCAGGACTTCTATATCGAAACTGGTAAGAACAAGACCAAGCACACGTTGCAGTTTACTGCTGACATCCTGAACGCAGCGAACCTGATTAACAAGAACTGGGGTATTCAGCAAAGATACATCATCAACAACCCGCTTGCTTTTAGAAGCATCAATGGCGATGGTGAGCCGGTATATCGTATGAAGCAGATAAACGATAAGTTGGTAACTGATCAATTCGAGAAGAACATTAGCACTGCTAGTACATGGAGTATGCAGCTTGGCTTGCGCTATAGCTTCTAA
- a CDS encoding TonB-dependent receptor encodes MNNLYKRLLLCCTFILHLQLALAQGATTAALNGTVKDQSGTPLPGATVIAIHTPTNTQYVASTNAEGAYNIQNMRVGGPYTVTTSYIGYQEQRTTGVNLALGQAARVDFALTESTAQLSEVEVVGERNDVFNQDRTGAATNVSREQLETLPTLSRSLQDFTRLTPQASGNSIAGANNRYNNITIDGAINNDVFGLSPSGTPGGQAGSQPISLDAIQEIQVVIAPYDVKLGNFTGGGINAVTRSGTNKFSGSVYTFGRNENSIGKAVEGPRVKADKFSNYQYGARLGGPVIKDKLFFFFNYDATRVTEPVRFAPGSAESQIPLDVVQQLASFVQTTYGYDVGSVGTFDRETQSDKFFGRLDWNITNNHQLTLRHNFVDAVQDNFTRSRAEIRLGNNAYQFNSKTNSTVAELNSRFGNNMSNNLILSYSRIRDYRTTAGALFPQVTIFDPVGTIVFGSERSSTANELDQDIFEVTDNFTYLVGQHNFTVGTHNEFFSFRNLFLNNLNGRWDFNSLEDFYNNVPNRVRATYSLTGDPRPAASFNAAQLGFYVQDEFTPSEQLKLTFGMRLDVPVFPDKPERNVSFETNFANIYPGLRTDRTPSGELLWAPRFGFNYTPTEDRSFQVRGGTGIFTGRVPFVWLSNQFINTGTILGTVDQRNPVSFVPDPTQQQSAGSAVQTVEVDVIDENFKLPQVWRSNLAFDYNLPLDIVATVEGIYSKTVNDVVYKDLNLASPDAQLPGPDNRNVYPAQRRINPSYTNVIFLDNTSQGYRYSLTGQLRKNFANGLQTSLAYTYGESKDVNSGTSSTALSNYEFNQIVNNPNNPELGYSRYDIRHRIVGSGGYTFRYANNFATGISLFYQGQSGLPITYLYAQDLNGDGNFSNDLLYVPRNREEINLVPVTIGGVTYSPEEQWAALDAFISSDDYLSEQRGGYVARYGGRMPWTHQFDLRLLQDFYLTTGENKHTLQITLDIFNVGNLLNKDWGRQYFVNNNANELIRYNGRDPQGLPTYTFNPSNRAYNVSPFESRWQGQLGVRYIFN; translated from the coding sequence ATGAATAATTTATACAAACGATTACTCCTGTGCTGCACTTTTATTTTACATCTCCAGTTGGCACTGGCGCAGGGAGCTACTACGGCAGCCTTAAACGGCACGGTTAAAGACCAGAGCGGCACCCCCTTGCCCGGCGCTACCGTAATCGCCATCCATACGCCAACCAACACCCAGTATGTAGCCAGTACCAATGCCGAAGGCGCTTATAATATTCAGAATATGCGGGTGGGTGGCCCTTACACCGTCACTACTTCTTATATCGGTTACCAGGAGCAGCGAACAACGGGCGTGAACCTGGCGCTGGGGCAAGCAGCCCGGGTCGATTTCGCGCTGACCGAAAGCACTGCCCAGCTGAGCGAAGTAGAAGTAGTGGGCGAACGCAACGACGTGTTTAACCAGGATCGCACTGGTGCTGCCACAAACGTATCGCGGGAGCAGCTGGAAACCCTACCAACGCTTAGCCGCAGCCTGCAGGACTTTACCCGTTTAACGCCTCAGGCTTCGGGTAACTCCATTGCCGGCGCCAACAACCGCTACAACAACATCACTATAGACGGTGCCATCAACAATGATGTATTCGGCCTGTCGCCTTCGGGCACGCCGGGCGGGCAAGCGGGCTCGCAGCCCATTTCGCTGGACGCCATCCAGGAAATACAGGTGGTAATTGCCCCCTATGATGTAAAGCTGGGCAACTTTACAGGCGGTGGCATCAACGCTGTGACCCGCAGCGGCACCAACAAATTTTCGGGCTCTGTTTATACGTTCGGGCGCAACGAGAACTCGATCGGCAAAGCTGTGGAAGGCCCCCGTGTAAAGGCTGATAAATTCAGTAACTACCAGTATGGCGCACGCCTGGGCGGCCCGGTGATCAAAGACAAGCTGTTTTTCTTTTTTAACTATGATGCCACCCGGGTAACAGAGCCGGTCAGGTTTGCGCCCGGGTCGGCCGAGTCGCAGATTCCGCTGGACGTGGTGCAGCAGCTGGCCAGTTTTGTGCAGACTACCTATGGCTACGACGTGGGATCGGTGGGCACCTTTGACAGGGAAACACAGAGCGATAAATTTTTCGGCCGCCTGGACTGGAACATCACTAACAACCACCAGCTTACGCTGCGCCATAACTTTGTGGATGCCGTGCAGGATAACTTTACCCGAAGCCGCGCCGAGATACGCCTGGGCAACAATGCCTACCAGTTCAACAGCAAGACGAACAGCACGGTAGCCGAGCTCAACAGCCGTTTCGGCAACAACATGTCCAACAACCTGATCCTGTCCTACTCCCGCATCCGGGACTACCGCACCACGGCCGGCGCCCTGTTTCCGCAGGTAACCATCTTTGATCCGGTGGGCACCATTGTATTTGGCTCCGAGCGCTCCTCAACGGCCAACGAGCTGGACCAGGATATTTTTGAAGTAACCGATAACTTTACTTACCTGGTGGGCCAGCATAACTTCACGGTGGGCACCCACAACGAGTTCTTCAGCTTCCGCAACCTGTTTCTCAACAACCTGAACGGCCGCTGGGATTTTAACTCGCTGGAAGACTTCTATAACAACGTTCCGAACCGGGTGCGGGCCACCTACTCGCTGACCGGCGATCCGCGGCCGGCCGCCTCGTTTAATGCCGCCCAGTTGGGCTTTTATGTGCAGGATGAATTTACTCCTTCCGAGCAGCTCAAGTTAACGTTTGGCATGCGCCTGGATGTGCCTGTATTCCCCGATAAGCCGGAACGGAATGTCAGCTTCGAAACCAACTTTGCCAATATTTACCCCGGTCTGCGCACCGACCGCACGCCCAGCGGAGAACTGCTCTGGGCGCCCCGTTTTGGCTTTAATTATACCCCCACCGAAGACCGCTCTTTCCAGGTGCGGGGCGGAACAGGTATTTTTACTGGCCGCGTGCCTTTTGTATGGCTCTCCAACCAGTTTATCAACACGGGCACTATCCTGGGCACCGTGGACCAGCGCAACCCGGTAAGCTTTGTGCCTGACCCCACCCAGCAGCAAAGCGCCGGCTCGGCGGTGCAGACCGTGGAAGTAGATGTGATAGATGAAAATTTTAAACTGCCGCAGGTATGGCGCAGCAACCTGGCTTTTGATTATAACCTGCCTCTTGATATAGTTGCGACGGTGGAAGGCATTTACTCTAAAACAGTAAATGATGTGGTGTACAAAGATCTGAACCTGGCCAGCCCGGACGCTCAGCTACCCGGGCCCGATAACAGGAACGTGTACCCGGCACAGCGCCGCATCAACCCCAGTTATACCAACGTTATTTTTCTGGATAATACCAGCCAGGGATACCGGTATAGTTTAACAGGGCAGCTGCGCAAGAATTTCGCCAATGGGCTACAGACATCGCTTGCCTATACTTATGGCGAGTCAAAGGACGTGAACAGCGGCACGAGCTCCACGGCCCTATCCAATTATGAGTTTAACCAGATCGTCAATAACCCAAACAACCCGGAACTGGGCTACTCGCGCTATGACATCCGCCACCGGATTGTAGGCTCAGGCGGGTATACTTTCCGGTATGCCAACAACTTTGCCACTGGCATCTCGCTCTTTTACCAGGGCCAGTCGGGACTGCCCATCACCTACCTGTATGCGCAGGACCTGAATGGCGACGGCAACTTCTCCAACGACCTGCTGTATGTGCCGCGCAACCGCGAAGAGATCAACCTGGTGCCGGTAACTATTGGCGGGGTTACCTACTCGCCGGAAGAGCAATGGGCGGCACTGGATGCCTTTATCAGTTCGGATGATTACCTGAGCGAGCAGCGCGGCGGGTATGTGGCACGCTACGGTGGCCGGATGCCCTGGACGCACCAGTTCGATCTGCGGCTGCTGCAGGACTTTTACCTGACCACCGGCGAGAACAAACACACGCTGCAGATCACATTAGATATTTTTAACGTGGGCAACCTGCTCAACAAAGACTGGGGCCGGCAGTATTTTGTAAACAACAATGCCAACGAGCTCATCCGCTACAATGGCCGCGACCCGCAGGGCCTGCCCACCTATACTTTTAACCCCAGCAACCGGGCATACAACGTGTCACCGTTCGAGTCCAGGTGGCAGGGGCAGCTGGGCGTGCGCTATATTTTTAACTGA
- a CDS encoding C40 family peptidase translates to MRTFYTTSALFIFFLVLLASCQPTQPVFSKRGEEYRSAREIAAAKRQQRKSRHIGPASRSVATSKSRNIPRSLDGQINTVIKTARSYTGVPYKWGGTTRVGMDCSGLLCTSFQSIAVTLPRTSEEQSRFGKEVKIKNIREGDLVFFGPSRFSNEVTHVGMVTEVINDEEVKFIHASTSLGVTENNLMSDYFQKIFIRAVRPQNF, encoded by the coding sequence TTGAGAACATTTTATACTACTTCAGCCTTATTTATCTTTTTCCTGGTGCTGCTGGCTTCCTGCCAGCCCACGCAGCCCGTTTTTAGTAAGCGCGGCGAAGAATACCGTTCTGCCCGGGAGATTGCGGCCGCCAAACGCCAGCAACGCAAAAGCCGCCATATTGGCCCGGCAAGCCGCAGTGTTGCCACTTCCAAAAGCCGCAACATTCCCCGCAGCCTGGACGGGCAGATCAACACTGTGATCAAAACAGCCCGCTCCTATACTGGGGTACCGTATAAATGGGGCGGCACCACCCGCGTGGGCATGGACTGTTCGGGTTTGCTGTGCACCTCCTTTCAAAGTATAGCCGTCACGCTGCCCCGTACATCCGAAGAACAAAGCCGTTTTGGTAAAGAAGTGAAGATCAAAAACATACGCGAAGGCGACCTGGTTTTCTTCGGCCCCAGCAGGTTCAGCAACGAAGTAACGCACGTGGGCATGGTTACCGAAGTGATCAACGACGAGGAGGTTAAGTTTATACATGCCTCTACCTCCCTGGGCGTGACAGAAAATAACCTGATGTCCGATTACTTCCAGAAAATCTTCATTCGGGCGGTAAGACCGCAGAATTTCTAG
- a CDS encoding FAD-binding oxidoreductase: MKFNPVTPDVVAALAAIVGEEHVVLPAAADDMFRYTHDETEDLRYQPEIVLKPANADEISHIMRYCHENLLPVTPRGAGTGLSGGALAVHKGVVLSTERLNRIIQIDERNLQATVEPGVITQVFQEAAIAKGLYYPPDPSSRGSCFLGGNLSESSGGPRAVKYGVTKDYVLNVEVVLPTGEITWTGANVLKNATGYNLTQLMVGSEGTLGIITKIVLKLIPYPTQNLVLLVPFRQEEEACAAVSKIFMAGIIPSALEFMEREAIEWADRYLNLHLDRPADERAHLLIELDGNDMDLLFKDAERVYEVLEQFDVGDILVADTEKQKAELWQLRRNVPHAVKGNSVYKEEDTVVPRAELPKLLKGVKEIGRRYNFKSVCYGHAGDGNLHVNIVKADMSDEDWNHKLPEGIKEIFELCVSLGGTISGEHGIGLVQRPYIGIALNPVQLHLMRGIKDLFDPHGILNPGKIFLSSKEVAMQAPVLQA, from the coding sequence ATGAAATTTAACCCCGTAACCCCAGATGTTGTCGCTGCCCTGGCGGCCATAGTAGGTGAGGAGCACGTTGTGCTGCCTGCTGCTGCCGACGACATGTTCCGCTATACCCACGACGAAACCGAAGACCTGCGCTACCAGCCGGAGATCGTACTTAAACCAGCTAACGCTGACGAGATCAGCCATATTATGCGCTATTGCCACGAAAACTTGCTGCCGGTAACTCCCCGTGGTGCCGGTACCGGGTTAAGTGGCGGCGCGCTGGCGGTGCACAAAGGCGTCGTGCTCTCCACCGAGCGCCTGAACCGGATTATTCAGATCGATGAGCGCAACCTGCAGGCCACCGTGGAGCCGGGCGTGATTACGCAGGTCTTTCAGGAGGCGGCCATCGCCAAAGGCTTATATTACCCGCCGGACCCCTCGAGCCGGGGCAGCTGCTTTCTGGGCGGCAACCTGAGCGAGTCGAGCGGCGGGCCGCGCGCGGTAAAGTATGGCGTCACAAAAGACTATGTGCTGAACGTAGAGGTAGTGCTGCCCACAGGCGAAATAACCTGGACCGGCGCCAACGTGCTGAAAAATGCGACCGGCTATAATCTCACGCAGTTAATGGTCGGTAGCGAGGGAACCCTGGGCATCATCACTAAAATTGTGCTGAAGCTGATTCCGTATCCGACGCAGAACCTGGTGCTGCTGGTGCCTTTCCGGCAGGAGGAGGAAGCCTGTGCAGCCGTATCGAAGATCTTTATGGCCGGTATCATCCCTTCGGCACTGGAGTTTATGGAGCGTGAAGCGATTGAGTGGGCCGATCGCTACCTGAACCTGCACCTGGACCGCCCTGCCGACGAGCGGGCTCACCTGCTCATCGAGCTGGATGGCAACGACATGGACCTGCTGTTTAAAGACGCCGAGCGCGTGTATGAAGTGCTGGAGCAATTTGATGTAGGCGATATTCTGGTGGCCGATACCGAAAAGCAGAAAGCTGAGCTCTGGCAACTGCGCCGCAACGTGCCCCATGCGGTAAAAGGCAACTCGGTATACAAGGAAGAAGATACGGTGGTGCCCCGGGCCGAGCTGCCCAAACTGCTCAAAGGCGTAAAGGAGATCGGCCGCAGGTATAACTTCAAATCGGTGTGCTACGGCCATGCTGGCGACGGGAATCTGCACGTCAACATTGTGAAAGCCGATATGAGCGACGAGGATTGGAACCACAAGCTGCCGGAAGGTATAAAAGAGATTTTCGAGCTATGTGTTAGCCTGGGCGGTACTATTTCCGGTGAGCATGGCATTGGCCTGGTGCAGCGGCCCTACATTGGCATTGCCCTTAACCCGGTGCAACTGCACCTGATGCGCGGCATCAAAGATTTGTTTGACCCGCATGGCATTCTGAATCCGGGTAAGATCTTCCTCTCCAGCAAGGAAGTGGCCATGCAGGCACCTGTGCTGCAGGCGTAA
- a CDS encoding alpha/beta fold hydrolase — protein MKPDWLDKKEYPFKSRYIQLEAGRMHYVDEGKGAPIVMIHGTPSWSFLYRNLIKTLRKKYRCIAMDMIGFGLSDKPDDWSYKPRAHAANFERLMEHLQLKDVTLLVHDFGTPIGLSYAIKHPENVKGIVMLNSWTWSLSKHEAFPKASKYLVGPLGKFLHSKLNVSTKTLVNELFGDMENIPEPIKQHYVKALGKPEEHVKKLACARELVGASMWYEELWLQRGKIQDIPTLILWGERDKLIKIEALQRWKRFFHECYVIHFESGGHFLQEQNAEEIATYVQNFVHEEERKRAAA, from the coding sequence ATGAAACCGGATTGGTTGGACAAGAAAGAATATCCCTTTAAATCACGATACATACAATTAGAGGCAGGCAGAATGCATTATGTAGACGAAGGGAAAGGAGCGCCTATTGTCATGATACACGGCACCCCTTCCTGGTCGTTTCTGTACCGCAACCTGATCAAAACGCTCCGGAAAAAATATCGTTGCATTGCTATGGACATGATCGGCTTTGGCCTCTCGGACAAGCCCGATGACTGGAGCTACAAGCCCCGGGCCCATGCGGCCAACTTTGAGCGGCTAATGGAACACCTGCAGCTAAAGGATGTTACCCTGCTGGTGCATGACTTCGGCACCCCCATCGGGTTGTCCTATGCCATTAAACACCCCGAGAATGTGAAAGGCATTGTGATGCTCAACTCCTGGACCTGGTCTTTGTCCAAACACGAGGCCTTTCCCAAAGCCAGCAAGTACCTAGTAGGGCCGTTGGGCAAGTTTCTGCATTCCAAGCTCAATGTATCTACCAAAACCCTGGTAAATGAGCTCTTCGGGGATATGGAAAACATACCTGAGCCTATAAAGCAGCACTACGTGAAAGCCCTCGGGAAACCCGAAGAACATGTTAAAAAGCTAGCCTGCGCCCGGGAACTGGTAGGCGCCAGCATGTGGTACGAGGAACTGTGGCTGCAGCGCGGTAAGATCCAGGACATCCCCACACTTATACTTTGGGGGGAGCGCGACAAGCTGATAAAGATTGAGGCGCTACAGCGCTGGAAGCGGTTTTTCCATGAGTGTTATGTGATCCATTTCGAGAGCGGCGGCCACTTCCTGCAGGAGCAGAATGCAGAGGAGATCGCCACGTATGTGCAGAACTTTGTGCATGAAGAAGAGCGGAAACGAGCCGCTGCCTGA